From the Simplicispira suum genome, the window ACTTCGCCGTCGGCGCCAGGCGGCGAATGCGCTCTGCAGCCCATAAGCCGGTTTCCACTGCGCCGTCCGTCCACGGCATGCCCAGGTAGTCGCCGCACAAAACGATGCGGCGCTTGGGTACGAGTTCGGCGCGGTACTGCGCAATTGCGCGGGCGCGGCCCAGTGGTGACAAGGGCTCGGCGCAGGGCCAGCGCTGCACCCTGTGGTCCACCACCGCCCGCGAAATGCCGGGCCAGCGCAACTCGAGCCACTGCAGAACCGCCTCGACAAGCGACGCGTCCGGCTCGTCCCGGTACTTGCGCGCACCGGCGTCGCCGAGCATGAGCGTCAACACCTCGGGCGCCTGCGCGACAGGCAATCGCGCCGACTCGACCACCATGGCGGCCACGGAGTGGCCGGTGGCTGCAGATGCGCCGGGCGCAAGCAAAAGCCCGTGCACCGCCTCCAGGTTGCCGGGCAATCGCCAATCCGAATGCATGCCCAGCGCAACATGTGCTGCAGCTGCATAGCCTGTTTGCAGCAAGCGTCTTTCAAGCGCGTCCGGCGTTGTCAGCAATTGCTTGGCAACTGGCGCAGGCACGGCCAGCACCGCCCAATCCGCTTCCAGGCAGTCGCCACCGAGATGGGCCTGCACGCCGTGTGGGCCTTCAACCAAAGCCTCCACCTTCGCGCCCGTCTGCACATTCAGCTCGGCCGCCATGGCGCGCGGCAGGCGGCCCCAGCCGCCTCTGATGGCCAGGGCTTCGGCATTGAGGAACGACATCACCGCACCAATCAGTGCCCGCGAGGTCTGCTCCAACGTGTGGAAATAGAAGCCGTGGATGGTGGGCGCCAGGAGATGGTCGGTCGCGGCTGCCCCCAGGTTGCGGTTGCACCAGGGCGCAGCTTCCTCCGTATCCAGACGCGCAAACGCGGCATAGCTCGACCGGTCGCGCCAGCGCCCGGTAAGCGCCAAGGGGAGCGAGCCCGCAATGAGGCGCGCGCCTTCGCGCCTGCTCAACAGGCCGCTTGTCACGAAGGTGCCAGGGCGCTTCTGATGGACTTTGTGCAGACGGCCATGGCGTTCGAACGCCGCCCAGGGAGAAGCCTTCTCCACCGACCCGGCCATACCGGCTTCGTCAAGCAGCCGGGGAATGTGGCGATAGCCGCTCGACGGGAACTGCGCGCCGCACTCGATGGTGCGGCCGTGAAAGGAATCGCTCTGCACCCGACCGCCCGCCCCCTGCGCCTGCTCGAGCACGCGCACCTGAAACCCTGCACGGTGCAGCGACTGCGCGGCGGCCAGACCGGCCATTCCCGCCCCGACCACGAGGACACGCTGGGCTGGCCCGAGAAGCGATTGGGATAAATTTGCCATGCACGAACTCTAGAGCCCGCCCTGGCACCATACACAGCCTGTATGGTGGCAATTCGATGAAAAAAGTCTCCCGCGAATCGTGGATTCAGGCCGGCTTCCAGACGCTGGATCAGCTCGGCTACACGCAGCTTTCTGCAGAAAAAATCGCGCGGCGCCTGCATGTCACGCGCGGTTCGTTCTACCACCACTTCCGCAGCCGCGCCGAATTCGTCGACGCCCTGCTGGTGCGCTGGCGGCAAGACTACACCGCCGAGGTCATTGCCCAGGCCAGCGCCGAAGGCGACCCCCAGCGGCGGCTGGAGCGCTATCTATCGGTCGCGGGACGTCTGCAGCCGGGCCGGGAGGTCGCCATTCGGGCCTGGGCCGCGCGGGATCGCACGGTCCTCGCGGTGCTGGAGCAAACCGATGCAGCCCGCCTTGAATTTGTTCGGCAGTTGGGACGCGACTTGTTTCCTTGCGCTGCAGAAAATGCGCTCCACCGCTTCGCCAGGATTGCATGCCTCGCCTTCATCGGGTTTCAGCAAACGGGGCCGCATGGGCGCGAGCGATTTGTCGCGCTGGTGCAGGACGTGCTGGACATGTTGACGCCGAGCGATACCGCTCGGCCCAAACCGGCGCCTATTCCTGGCGCTGCGCCGCAATCTGCCGAAGCGCCTGCTCGAAGACTTCCACCGGCTGCCCGCCCTGGATCAGATGCCGGTCGTTGACGATCACCGCCGGCACCGAGTGGATGCCTTGCTGCAGGTAAAACTGCTCGCGCTCGCGCACCTCGTCGGCGTAGCGGTCTGAAGCCAGCACGGTGCGCGCCTCCTGCGCGTCCAGCCCCGCCTCTTGCGCCACCCGCACCAGCACGTCGTGGTCGCTCGGGTCCTGGCCGTCGGTGAAATAGGCCTTGAACAAGCCGTTTTTAAGCGGCGCTTGCCGCCCCTGCAGCTCGGCCCAGTGCAACAGGCGGTGGGCGTCAAAGGTGTTGTAGATGCGGCTGCGCGCGCCGGAGGTGAAGGTAAAGCCCAGCTCGGCACCGCGCGCAGCAATGGCGGCGCGCGTGGCTTCGCGCTGCTCGGCCGACGCCCCGTACTTCTGCTGCAGGTGTTCGCCGATGTCCTGGCCGCCCGGCCCCATCTGCGGGTTGAGTTCAAACGGCTGAAAGTGCAGGTCCAGCTGCACCTCACCGGCCAGGCGCTCGGCTGCCTGCTCCAGCGCACGCAGGCCAATGACGCACCAGGGGCAGGACACATCGGAAACGAAATCAATTTTGAGAGGAGTGGCCATCGCAATCTCCAGCAAGCGAGCAAGTCTGCATTCTGGAGCGAAGCCGCCACCGACGCAGCGCAGCCGTGCGGAACCTGCTTGGGCGGCATGGGCGTGGCAGCAAAGACTCCTGTATTCATAGCGCCCAGCGCTCACCCACAAAGCGCCAGAGGCCAATTTGGCCTGGATTTTCCAGCATTCACAGCAGGGCGTTGCCATGCCAGAATGCCGCATGCCCACGCACAGCCCCTATGCCGACGCCAACGCGCCATCGCAGGCCGCCAGCGGCAACACCGTGGATGCGCTCTACCGCGCCGCGCTCGGCCCGGTGCAGCAGCCGCGCTATTTGGCGCTGTTTGAACGCTTTGACCAGGCAGGGCGGGCGCCCGTGGGCTGGAACCTTGCTGCCAGCCTGGCTACGCTCAACTGGATGCTGCTGCACCATTTATGGACCGCAGCCCTGGTCTATGTGGCCCTGGTGGAAGGCCTGGCCCTGCTGATCTTTGGCGTGGGTCGCCCGCTGCTGCACTGGCCCGAGCAGGTGGAATGGGGGCTGTTCGCCGCCTTTGCCTTGTTTGCCATCGTTCTGCCCGGCCTGTTTGGCGACGCGCTGCTGTACAGCGAAATCCGCAAACGCATGGCGCGCGCGCTGGTGGCAGCGCACAGCATTCCCGAAGCCTGCCAGCTGCTCGCCCGCCAGGCCAGCAGCTGGCGGCGCCTGATCTGGATTGCCGTGGCCAATGGGGGGCTGTTTCTGGCCATCGCCGCAGCCTGGCTGTGGGTGCCGGAGGACGACTGGCGTGCCGGCCGCCCGAGCGATACGCAGGTAGCATCCGGTCCGGTGCAGAGTGCAGGCAAGGCCTTGCCCGCCAGCGTGCCTGCTTCAGCATCGACTTCTGCTACTGCTTCAACGCCAACGCTCGCCGCCAAAGCACGCACCGCCTCTGCCAGCGCCCCGGCGGTGACTGCGTCAGGGCCTCAGACCCTTGCTGCTTCGGCCACAGCGCTCGGCAGTGCCGCACCTGTGCACCCCGGCGCGGGCGATGGCGACGCCGAAGGCACGCGCGTTCCGGATGCGACCAGTCCCGCCCCTGCGCAAAGTGAGCACAGCGCAGCAGCAGCCCTTTCTCCATCCACAGCCACCGCACCAACGCACAATGCAGCAGCCCAGGCAGGGAAAGCGTCCCCACCGCCGGGCAAACGGCGCGTCCCAGGGGCAGCCTCGCCTGCAGCATCCAGATCGCTAGGCACCCCTTCGCCGGCTGACGCTCCGGCCGCAACCCCAGACGGCGCCGCGACCGCCTCCCGCAAAGCTGCCAGCACACCCACGCCAGCATCCACGCCCACTCCGCTGGGCAGTGCGCCTGGCTACTACATCAACGTCGGTCTGTTTGCAGAAGAGGCCAACGCGCGCCGGGCCCAGGCCAAGCTGCTCAATGTCGGGCTGCCCGCATTCCGCCAGACCTTCAGCACCAAAAACGGTGAGCGCACCCGCGTTCGCGTCGGTCCGTTTGACAGCGAGGCCGACGCGCAAAAGGCGGCCACGCAAATTCGCAGTCTGCAGCTCGATGCGCTGATTTACCGCCAACGCGGCTGACGGCCCTGCGCCATGGCCCAACCGCCACATCCGCCGCATCCGCCCGCAGGCGCCGATCCGCGCGCCGGACTGCGGCGGGCGGCCCGAGTGGTGCTGGCAGGGTGGGCCTATCTGTTGTTGTTCGCTGCGGTGGCCCACGGTCTGCTGCGCTGGCCCATGCTGGGCGTTGCCGCCGCCAGCTGGCTGCTCGCGCTGCCGGTCCTCGCCGCCTGGTGGCACCAGGATGCGACGCACCGCCTGCTCGCTCTGCATCCCTACCGCAGTGGCGCTGCCTTGCACCGCTGGTACGCGCGCCGTGTGCTGCCGATGGCGCTGCGCGTGATGCTGGCCTTGCTGCTGACGGCTGCTGCGCTGTTACAAACGCCTTTTTTTGCTCTCTCCGAGTGGGTCCTGCTGGCATTGGCGGCTCCTGGCTACGCCCTGCTGGAAGCGGTTTTTTACCGCCTCGGCGCCGCACAGTTCGCCACCGAACGCTACGCGCAGCGCTGGGTGCGGCGAGCCACCCATGCCACGCTGGTGCTGCTGCTGGCACTGGCCTGGCTGGCTCTGCGCCTGTCGGACCACGCCAGCGTGCCGCTGCCGCTGGCCGAGCGGCTGGGCCAGTGGCAGGCCGGCTGGAGCGACGCGCCATCGCACGCACTGCGCTGGGCACTCGACGCCCTGGCCTGGAGTCAGGCAGGATTTGAGACTGCGCTCTCGCAGCTGCCAGCGGACCGGCGCTGGCAGGCGCTGGCAGGCCTCGTGCTGGCGCCGCTGGCGCTGTTCGGCCACAGCGCCCTGGCCATTGCCGGTTGCGCCCTCTCTCTGCCCGAGCTGCGCCGGGCAAGTGCCGTGCCGCTGTGTGCCGAAGTGGTTCCGCCGCGACTGACGCCTGAGCGGGCCGCCGTCTGGGCAGCGATTGGCGTGCTGGCGACCTGGCTCTGGCTCGATCTGGCCGGACGCACCGAATACCTGGCCCAGAGCAGCCCCAGCCCCTTTGCCGTGCAGGCGCTTCCCGAATGCGAGCGCATTGGCGGACGCGTCTACCGCGTAGGCGCCGAGGCACTGCTGGAGCAACTGGGCGCCCGCACCCAAAAAAGCCTTGCTGCCTCGCAGGTCCAGGCCTGCACCGCACTCGACAAAGTGCGGGCGCTGGCCGAACCGGGAGTGGACGCCTACCTGGACTGGTACTTCAGCCTGGGCGCTGAATGGGCGCGGCTCGCCGCCATGCTGGCCGGCGACGCAGAGCTACTGATGCGGGTGAAGTTCGAGCAGCTCGTCCTGCAAGACGACGGCATTGGCAGCGCGCTTGGCACAGTTCAACGCGAATACGCCGCGCAATGGGGCGCCGCCCTGAACGCACGGGCCGATGCGCTGGCGCTACTGGAGTCGCAGCACCTGGTGCTGAGCGAATCGCAGTGCCGCGTGGTGCACGAGGCACCCGAGAGCCCTGCACTGCTCGCGGTGCGCGGCCACAGCGCCAGACTGGCGGCGAGTTCCGGTGTTGCGCTGATTGCCGGCAGCTTTGCCGGCACGGTGGCCGCCAAAGCAATGGGCAAGGCGAGCATGAAGGCGGCCAGCAAGCTGCTGCTCAAGGCAGCGGCAAAAAAAAGCTTGGGCAAGGCCGGCGCCGCAGCCGCAGGCGCCGCCTTGGGTACCGTGGTGGCGCCCGGCCTGGGAACGGCGCTGGGCGCTGGCCTGGGCGCAGCGGTGGGTCTGGCGCTGGGCGCCGGGGTCGACCTGACGCTGCTCGCCGCAGAAGAAATGCTTACCCGCGAAAACATGCGCCGTGAGCTGCTGGAGGCTGTCGACGAATCTCTGGCGCCTTACCGCGCCAGCCTGTCATGTGGGGCGGCTCGCCCATAGGACCAGACGGGAAATCGCGCGGCGCCGCAGGGCTTCGCCACCACCCAGCCCTTGAAAACTGGGGAAATGCCCTTATCATTAGCACTCGTCCATCGCGAGTGCTAGCAGCTTCGATGGACTGCCATTCACAAGCGCCTGTTTGTCAGGCGCTTTGCCGTCCAGGCGCATTTTTGAACCAGGAGTATTGCAATGAAACTTCGTCCCCTTGCTGACCGCGTGATTATCAAGCGCATCGAGTCTGAAACCAAGACCGCTTCCGGCATTTTCATCCCCGACAACGCTGCCGAAAAGCCCGATCAGGGTGAAGTGCTGGCCGTGGGCCCCGGCAAGCACGACGAGGACGGCGACCGCATCGAGATGAGCGTCAAGGTCGGCGACCGCGTGCTGTTTGGCAAGTACAGCGGCCAGACCGTCAAGGTCGATGGC encodes:
- the groES gene encoding co-chaperone GroES, which translates into the protein MKLRPLADRVIIKRIESETKTASGIFIPDNAAEKPDQGEVLAVGPGKHDEDGDRIEMSVKVGDRVLFGKYSGQTVKVDGDELLVMKEDDLFAVVEK
- a CDS encoding DsbA family oxidoreductase, giving the protein MATPLKIDFVSDVSCPWCVIGLRALEQAAERLAGEVQLDLHFQPFELNPQMGPGGQDIGEHLQQKYGASAEQREATRAAIAARGAELGFTFTSGARSRIYNTFDAHRLLHWAELQGRQAPLKNGLFKAYFTDGQDPSDHDVLVRVAQEAGLDAQEARTVLASDRYADEVREREQFYLQQGIHSVPAVIVNDRHLIQGGQPVEVFEQALRQIAAQRQE
- a CDS encoding TetR/AcrR family transcriptional regulator, producing MKKVSRESWIQAGFQTLDQLGYTQLSAEKIARRLHVTRGSFYHHFRSRAEFVDALLVRWRQDYTAEVIAQASAEGDPQRRLERYLSVAGRLQPGREVAIRAWAARDRTVLAVLEQTDAARLEFVRQLGRDLFPCAAENALHRFARIACLAFIGFQQTGPHGRERFVALVQDVLDMLTPSDTARPKPAPIPGAAPQSAEAPARRLPPAARPGSDAGR
- a CDS encoding protoporphyrinogen/coproporphyrinogen oxidase, producing MANLSQSLLGPAQRVLVVGAGMAGLAAAQSLHRAGFQVRVLEQAQGAGGRVQSDSFHGRTIECGAQFPSSGYRHIPRLLDEAGMAGSVEKASPWAAFERHGRLHKVHQKRPGTFVTSGLLSRREGARLIAGSLPLALTGRWRDRSSYAAFARLDTEEAAPWCNRNLGAAATDHLLAPTIHGFYFHTLEQTSRALIGAVMSFLNAEALAIRGGWGRLPRAMAAELNVQTGAKVEALVEGPHGVQAHLGGDCLEADWAVLAVPAPVAKQLLTTPDALERRLLQTGYAAAAHVALGMHSDWRLPGNLEAVHGLLLAPGASAATGHSVAAMVVESARLPVAQAPEVLTLMLGDAGARKYRDEPDASLVEAVLQWLELRWPGISRAVVDHRVQRWPCAEPLSPLGRARAIAQYRAELVPKRRIVLCGDYLGMPWTDGAVETGLWAAERIRRLAPTAK
- a CDS encoding SPOR domain-containing protein, with product MPTHSPYADANAPSQAASGNTVDALYRAALGPVQQPRYLALFERFDQAGRAPVGWNLAASLATLNWMLLHHLWTAALVYVALVEGLALLIFGVGRPLLHWPEQVEWGLFAAFALFAIVLPGLFGDALLYSEIRKRMARALVAAHSIPEACQLLARQASSWRRLIWIAVANGGLFLAIAAAWLWVPEDDWRAGRPSDTQVASGPVQSAGKALPASVPASASTSATASTPTLAAKARTASASAPAVTASGPQTLAASATALGSAAPVHPGAGDGDAEGTRVPDATSPAPAQSEHSAAAALSPSTATAPTHNAAAQAGKASPPPGKRRVPGAASPAASRSLGTPSPADAPAATPDGAATASRKAASTPTPASTPTPLGSAPGYYINVGLFAEEANARRAQAKLLNVGLPAFRQTFSTKNGERTRVRVGPFDSEADAQKAATQIRSLQLDALIYRQRG